From Brassica oleracea var. oleracea cultivar TO1000 chromosome C3, BOL, whole genome shotgun sequence, a single genomic window includes:
- the LOC106329620 gene encoding 18 kDa seed maturation protein-like — protein sequence MATQKKEAKINQAEMQKREVREHNAAMKEAARGGTGTGLGLGSATHSTTGHVGHGTGTHQMSALPGHGTGQATGHVVGSATHSTTGHVGHGTGTHKMSALPGQGTGQATGHIVEGTTLTEPIGTNTGTGRTAAHNAHVGGGTTAAGYGTSGGYTG from the coding sequence ATGGCCACACAGAAGAAAGAAGCAAAGATCAACCAAGCTGAGATGCAGAAGAGAGAAGTGCGTGAGCACAACGCTGCCATGAAAGAAGCTGCTAGAGGTGGAACCGGAACCGGTTTAGGTTTGGGGTCAGCCACTCACTCAACCACTGGACACGTCGGACATGGGACTGGGACCCACCAGATGTCAGCTTTGCCTGGTCACGGAACGGGACAAGCAACCGGACACGTTGTGGGGTCAGCCACTCACTCAACCACTGGACACGTCGGACATGGGACTGGGACCCACAAGATGTCAGCTTTGCCTGGTCAAGGAACGGGACAAGCAACCGGACACATTGTTGAGGGAACGACCTTGACAGAACCTATCGGGACAAACACTGGAACTGGTCGGACCGCTGCTCATAACGCCCACGTTGGTGGTGGCACCACTGCCGCTGGGTACGGAACTAGTGGAGGATACACTGGATAA